Sequence from the Candidatus Bathyarchaeota archaeon genome:
CTAGACCCAGGACGTTCGACAACCTAGACCCTGAGACCGGGCGGGTGTTGATAACGCCTAGAGGACCGGACCCTGTTCTATACGGTATAAGGGGGGAGGATCCCTATACGCTACTAGAGGCTATGAAGATCGTGAAAGTCGAGGAGCCTATAGAGCGTTGGGTGATATTCAGGTCGAACCAGGGTACGGATAGCCACCTGAGGTGGATAGACGAGCCCGGCGAGGTTAAGCCGTATAGGGCTGTGGCCTTCAGGGCTGTGGTTTACAGCAAGCCATATACGATACCGGGTGGACACGTGATATTCAAAGTCTCGTTTAAGGGCGAGGTTTTCGACTGCGCGGCTTACGAGCCTACAGGCGGGTTTAGAGACATCGCTAGGAAGCTCATACCTGGAGATGTCGTCGAGGTATACGGGGGGGTTCGGCCGTTAGATAACGGTTTAACCGTGAACCTCGAGAAGCTAAGGATAGTCGAGCTTGCTAAAAAAGTCGAGTATAGGAACCCGAAGTGTCCTAAATGCCTATCGACCATGAAGTCGATGGGACGTGGTAAAGGGTTTAGGTGTAGGAAATGCGGGTTTAGAGACCCTAAGGCCCGTAAACTCGAGGTCGAGCTGCCTAGAGATGTTAAGCCAGGTTTATACATACCGCCTCCTAGGGCTCACCGCCACTTGACCAAGCCGTATTCGAGATACGGGCAGGAGAAGAAAGGTATGAACTACGGGTTTGTCGAGCCTTGGCACATGCCTTAGGAACCTTGGGAGGGTGGTTCATGCCTTGCGAAAGGGTTTTAGCCATAGTTAAAACAGTCCTCGGTATGGAGGAGGTTGCCGCTTCGGTTATAGAGGAGACTATAGGCGTCAAATGCGTGGCTAAACCCAACGGCTATC
This genomic interval carries:
- a CDS encoding DUF1743 domain-containing protein; translation: MALTLHVGIDDTDSMQGGCTTYVAALLVERLSRLGVEFLDYPNLVRLNPNIPWKTRGNGAIALRIKVEPRLVDRVRSEVLRTVEENSQLGIEYVDPAVVFLTGPVPEEVKALSRRALYDVVDVGYALEVAGRCGVEVFAYGDFRGVVGAMAAVGEELTGDHTYELLTYRVVEYRGKPRMVSEESVAEMDRATRPRTFDNLDPETGRVLITPRGPDPVLYGIRGEDPYTLLEAMKIVKVEEPIERWVIFRSNQGTDSHLRWIDEPGEVKPYRAVAFRAVVYSKPYTIPGGHVIFKVSFKGEVFDCAAYEPTGGFRDIARKLIPGDVVEVYGGVRPLDNGLTVNLEKLRIVELAKKVEYRNPKCPKCLSTMKSMGRGKGFRCRKCGFRDPKARKLEVELPRDVKPGLYIPPPRAHRHLTKPYSRYGQEKKGMNYGFVEPWHMP